The following proteins are encoded in a genomic region of Oryza brachyantha chromosome 11, ObraRS2, whole genome shotgun sequence:
- the LOC102708482 gene encoding zinc finger protein ZAT5-like: MNSTAAAMEQRGGEHWGSMWETASRRSIRPSALYSGGGSEPSWEEQAFARDAAANLGGCVWPPRFYTCSFCQREFRSAQALGGHMNVHRRDRARLRQRSSSPGHEEEEEEGEDHQQQGRYYTSFSKPSSTTNNSTSNEDIGDDVLVGVTTTRASRSSATIIRETIKKRVIVPVSATADDEEDDSKEELGKRSKRRRRRLDLLPSCEGLMDHHHQVANNKVLITSAAAAASPASSNSASALVDHQNQQAAVGVLDLELRLGTTPKTVARA, translated from the coding sequence ATGAActccacagcagcagcaatggagcaaagaggaggagagcaCTGGGGGAGCATGTGGGAAACAGCATCAAGACGAAGCATCCGGCCATCGGCGCTgtacagcggcggcggcagcgagccGTCGTGGGAGGAGCAGGCGTTTGCACGCGATGCGGCAGCGAACCTCGGTGGCTGCGTGTGGCCGCCGCGCTTCTACACGTGCAGCTTCTGCCAGCGCGAGTTCCGGTCGGCGCAGGCGCTCGGCGGCCACATGAACGTGCACCGCCGCGACCGTGCCCGTCTCCGGCAGCGATCGTCGTCGCCTGGccacgaagaagaagaagaagaaggagaagatcaTCAGCAACAAGGCCGCTACTACACATCTTTCTCTAAACCTAGCTCCACCACCAATAATAGTACGAGCAACGAAGACATAGGAGATGATGTACTAGTCGGAGTTACCACTACTCGTGCTTCCCGCTCATCAGCTACCATCATCAGAGAAACCATCAAGAAGAGAGTCATCGTCCCGGTGTCGGCGACAGCAGATGATGAGGAAGACGACTCTAAGGAGGAATTGGGGAAAAGGTCCaagaggaggcggcgtcggttGGATCTGCTGCCGTCGTGTGAAGGACTGAtggatcatcatcatcaggtTGCAAATAATAAGGTATTGATCACATCAGCTGCCGCAGCCGCAAGCCCTGCTAGCTCTAATTCTGCTTCTGCCCTTGTGGATCATCAGAATCAACAAGCGGCAGTCGGAGTGCTAGATCTAGAGCTTAGGCTTGGGACTACCCCTAAAACTGTTGCTCGCGCTTAA